The genome window TCGGCATATGCATCCCTGAAATCTTGGTAATGGGCATCCAGTAATCTGGATAAAATATCTGGAGAGTACAGAACTGACTAAAATAGCTGATGTACTTCGTAAATTATTCAAACAATACTGTTGATTAAAATTATTTGCTTGGATTAGCCTGTATGCGTAATTTGTTGACAATAGTTATAATATTTATGATACGCTGAGGAACATGACTGAACTGGATTCTATTTACTCAGTAAATCAAGGGAGAAAATTATGGCAAAAGGGCATGTGCAAGGAAAACTGCAAAAAAGAAACCTCAAAAGACCATGAAAGAAAAACGACTTGAGAAAAATGAAAAAAAGCAGACAGATCCGCACAAAGAACGTAAAATGACAGGTTTTTTATTCTTTATCTTTATGAATGTATAACCTTCGTGTGGAATTGGAATAATGAACTTATCAAGAGGTTTCAATCCGGATATTTTGCCTGGCTCTGCAGCTAAATTCAGTTTGCTGCAAGTTGAAACAAACAGTCGTAAATGGAGTGTAATTAATGCCTATCTATGAATACAAGTGCAGTAAATGTGGGAAAATCTTTGAACATCTTGTAAGAAATTCATCTGAACCCGAACCAAAATGTCCAGAGTGCGGGGCTGAGAATCCCGAGAAGCTATTCTCCGCGTTCAGCACCGCGGCAAACCATGGAAGTGACGTTTCTTCCTGTCCGACCGGAACTTGCCCTCTGGGGTGAAAGGAAAAAATCTTAACAATAGGAATCTTTATTTCAAGCCGTTCCGGTAAAATCTCACGAAATCGGTAATAGGAAAGTGGATTTCCCTCAATCTTATTAGCTGCTCACAAAGCAACCCATTCGTCCCAATAAACAACCGATTCCTGCCTGAAACTGACCATACGATGTGAAACACTCGCAGTCAAACGTACCTTTCCGTAGATTTTC of Candidatus Aegiribacteria sp. contains these proteins:
- a CDS encoding zinc ribbon domain-containing protein, producing MPIYEYKCSKCGKIFEHLVRNSSEPEPKCPECGAENPEKLFSAFSTAANHGSDVSSCPTGTCPLG